In Paenibacillus phoenicis, one genomic interval encodes:
- a CDS encoding metal-dependent hydrolase, whose protein sequence is MKVTYLGHSCILVDTGKHRLIIDPFLTGNPAAAASADDIQVDYVLLTHGHSDHIADAESIARRNNAPIIAIVELADYFAGSGLQTVGMNLGGSRTFPFGKLKWVPALHSSSVNQNGVNVYLGVAAGILLDIDGTAIYHAGDTALFSDMKLVSSRGPVDLAFLPIGDHFTMGPEDALTAAEWIGAKHVVPVHYNTFDAIAQDGERFVADLARIGITGHALKPGDSLDNF, encoded by the coding sequence ATGAAAGTTACTTATTTGGGACATTCCTGCATCCTGGTGGACACAGGGAAGCATCGTTTGATCATCGATCCATTTCTCACCGGGAATCCGGCGGCCGCAGCCTCAGCCGATGACATTCAAGTCGATTACGTGCTTCTGACCCATGGTCATTCCGATCACATCGCAGATGCGGAAAGCATCGCCCGGCGAAACAACGCGCCGATTATCGCCATTGTCGAGCTGGCCGATTATTTTGCTGGCAGCGGACTGCAAACGGTCGGCATGAACCTTGGCGGCTCCCGCACGTTCCCGTTCGGTAAATTAAAATGGGTGCCTGCGCTGCACAGCTCGTCCGTCAACCAAAACGGCGTAAATGTATATCTTGGCGTGGCGGCAGGGATCCTGCTCGATATTGACGGAACAGCCATATATCATGCCGGAGATACCGCCCTGTTCAGCGATATGAAATTGGTCAGCTCCCGCGGCCCGGTCGATCTCGCATTCCTGCCGATTGGAGACCATTTTACCATGGGACCGGAGGATGCTCTGACCGCAGCTGAATGGATTGGCGCCAAGCACGTTGTCCCTGTGCATTACAATACGTTTGATGCAATCGCCCAGGACGGGGAACGATTTGTCGCAGATCTCGCACGTATCGGCATTACAGGTCATGCCTTGAAGCCGGGCGATTCTCTGGACAACTTCTAA
- a CDS encoding DsbA family oxidoreductase, producing MKIEVWSDFGCPFCYIGKRRLERALELFGHRDEIELVYRSFELDPGAPKDTESSIHELLAVKYGLSLEQAQESNRNVAQQAQTEGLTYNFDTIIPTNTFDAHRLAHYAGEQGKAKEMTERLFRAYFTDSLHIGDRETLVRLAEEVGLEGTAVREVLEQNTYADAVREDENEARRLGIRGVPFFVLRGKYAVSGAQPLEIFQGALLRAWEDRS from the coding sequence GTGAAAATCGAAGTGTGGTCGGACTTTGGCTGTCCGTTTTGCTACATCGGCAAGCGTCGCCTGGAAAGGGCGTTGGAATTATTTGGTCATCGGGATGAGATCGAACTCGTTTACCGCAGCTTTGAACTGGATCCGGGTGCCCCTAAGGATACGGAGTCGAGCATCCATGAATTGTTAGCGGTGAAATACGGCCTCAGCCTGGAGCAGGCGCAGGAATCAAACCGCAATGTTGCGCAGCAGGCTCAAACGGAAGGGTTAACGTATAACTTTGATACGATCATTCCTACAAATACGTTTGATGCTCATCGATTAGCGCATTATGCCGGAGAGCAGGGCAAGGCGAAGGAGATGACGGAGCGGTTGTTCCGGGCTTATTTTACGGATTCGCTGCATATCGGGGACCGGGAAACACTGGTTCGTTTGGCGGAAGAGGTTGGCTTGGAAGGCACAGCCGTCCGGGAAGTGCTGGAGCAAAATACGTATGCCGACGCTGTCCGCGAGGATGAGAACGAAGCAAGAAGACTTGGGATTCGCGGCGTACCGTTCTTTGTGCTGCGCGGTAAGTATGCGGTGTCGGGGGCACAGCCGTTGGAAATTTTTCAAGGGGCATTGTTACGAGCATGGGAAGATCGGTCTTAA